A genomic region of Thunnus albacares chromosome 2, fThuAlb1.1, whole genome shotgun sequence contains the following coding sequences:
- the LOC122993812 gene encoding AP2-associated protein kinase 1-like isoform X9, producing the protein MKKFFDSRRELVSSGPGSGAGGGGAGSGGGGSFIGRVFTIGRYQVTVEEIVAEGGFAIVFLVRTHQGLRCALKRMYVNNEHDLQVCNLEIQIMRDLVGHKNIVGFLDSSITAVGAGDVWEVLILMDFCRGGQVVNLMNQRLQTGFTEAEVLQIFCDTCEAVARLHQCKTPIIHRDLKVENILLHDRGHYVLCDFGSATNRFQNPQTEGVPVVEEEIKKYTTLSYRAPEMVNLYGGKVITAKADIWAMGCLLYKLCYFTLPFGESQVAICDGSFTIPDNSRYSQDMHCLIRYMLEPDPDKRPDIYQVSYFAFKLTRRECPVPNVHNSSIPTKLPEPIRASEAVAKKSQTKARLTDPIPTTETSIAPRQRPKAGQAQPQPISGILPIQPALTPRKRPNVAAGAPQAIGSSVPPSAAAAQQTAPQSVQTTNMQPQATPQHQQLLMKQQQASAFLSPQSNQQQQQQQQQQHEVHETAAPHLTPIPESAVIGPAADPDVVPASRGIHKVSSLTPPSSPKMAPKSGHRRILSDVTHSAVFGVPVSKSTQLLQAAAAEASLNKSKSASTTPSGSPCSSQQSVYHQGDGEAPSALSAPSTQPSWNPFGDDNFSKLTAEELLNKDFAKLAETAAQGEKAMGSNENLIPGLDAFPAERPADILGAGSALLSVPDPFNTLSLSDTPDAQGESNGYSVLGEGQETETPEGDSQTNVGCVHSSDEDEEKEAHKEEQQDQEAIESHAVAHDCSGSRPLLLDSEEEEEQGSQLAVPSSPHSSIVPTQPSTTFHQPTPSTFAQNHSQHAHEPAKGADVAADVFSKAPFRVAQEESGDVFANAPFPRAPVAAQQPFDVFSQAPFGKRKDATGTYPEQGVLGQVTPQPFRPQALAKYSRHFEGPVPQQPIAAHRVVSNVSRQTAVGSVPVGPLHSWTSEVSAVDPFVSAPFHLKAPQEKP; encoded by the exons ATGAAGAAATTTTTTGACTCTCGTCGGGAGCTGGTGAGCTCTGGGCCTGGTTCCGGAGCCGGTGGAGGAGGCGCAGGTTCCGGCGGCGGTGGCAGCTTCATCGGACGGGTCTTCACTATTGGACGATATCAAGTGACCGTCGAGGAAATTGTCGCTGAAG GAGGTTTTGCCATTGTGTTTTTGGTGCGGACTCATCAAGGGCTACGTTGTGCACTAAAAAGGATGTATGTCAACAATGAACATGATCTACAAGTCTGCAATCTTGAGATACAGATCATG AGGGACTTAGTGGGCCACAAAAACATAGTTGGTTTCCTGGACTCCAGCATAACTGCAGTTGGAGCTGGTGATGTATGGGAAGTCCTAATCTTAATGGACTTCTGTCGAG GTGGGCAGGTGGTAAATCTAATGAATCAGCGGCTACAGACAGGCTTCACTGAAGCCGAGGTGTTACAGATCTTTTGTGACACATGTGAGGCTGTTGCTCGTCTCCACCAGTGCAAAACTCCAATCATCCACAGAGATCTCAAG GTAGAAAATATTCTTCTGCATGATCGGGGACACTATGTGCTCTGTGACTTTGGAAGTGCCACAAACCGCTTCCAAAACCCACAGACAGAGGGGGTGCCAGTCGTTGAGGAGGAAATCAAAAA GTACACTACTCTGTCATACCGCGCTCCAGAGATGGTCAACCTCTATGGTGGAAAGGTCATCACAGCGAAGGCAGACATTTGG gcAATGGGTTGTCTACTCTATAAGCTGTGCTACTTCACGCTTCCTTTTGGGGAGAGCCAAGTAGCAATCTGTGATGGCAGCTTCACTATCCCAGACAACTCCCGCTACTCCCAGGACATGCACTGTCTCATCA GATACATGCTGGAACCTGACCCAGATAAGAGACCAGACATCTACCAAGTATCCTACTTTGCCTTTAAACTGACTCGACGAGAGTGTCCAGTTCCAAATGTACAT AATTCGTCCATTCCTACAAAACTTCCTGAGCCTATCAGAGCCAGCGAAGCAGTGGCCAAAAAGAGTCAAACCAAAGCCAG ACTCACAGACCCCATTCCTACCACCGAAACCTCAATAGCGCCTCGACAACGGCCCAAGGCTGGGCAGGCTCAACCCCAACCGATATCAGGCATTCTTCCCATCCAGCCAGCTCTGACCCCACGCAAGAGGCCCAATGTGGCTGCTGGAGCACCGCAGGCCATAG GTTCCAGTGTCCCaccttcagctgcagctgctcaGCAAACTGCGCCGCAGTCAGTTCAGACCACCAACATGCAGCCGCAGGCTACACCACAACATCAGCAGCTCCTCATGAAGCAGCAGCAAGCTTCAGCCTTCTTGAGCCCACAGAGTAACCAGCAG cagcagcagcagcagcagcagcagcatgaagtCCATGAAACAGCAGCTCCCCATCTGACCCCCATCCCTGAATCTGCTGTCATTGGTCCTGCAGCTGACCCAGATGTGGTG CCGGCCAGCCGAGGGATTCACAAAGTCAGCTCCTTGACACCCCCCTCATCGCCGAAGATGGCCCCCAAGAGTGGCCATAGACGCATCCTGAGCGATGTCACTCACAGTGCCGTGTTTGGAGTCCCGGTCAGCAAGTCCACCCAGCTACTCCAGGCAGCCGCAGCTGAGGCCAGCCTCAACAAGTCCAA ATCAGCCAGCACTACTCCTTCTGGCTCCCCCTGCTCATCCCAGCAGAGTGTGTATCATCAAGGTGACGGTGAGGCCCCGTCAGCCCTCTCTGCACCCAGCACTCAGCCCAGCTGGAACCCCTTTGGGGATGATAACTTCTCCAAGCTAACAGCAGAGGAGCTGCTAAACAAAGACTTTGCAAAACTAGCTGAGA CTGCTGCTCAAGGAGAGAAGGCCATGGGCTCCAATGAAAATCTCATTCCAGGGCTCGATGCTTTTCCAG CTGAAAGACCTGCTGACATCCTGGGTGCAGGTTCAGCGTTGTTGAGTGTCCCGGACCCTTTTAAtaccctctccctctctgacaCCCCAG ATGCCCAAGGGGAGAGTAATGGCTACTCTGTGCTTGGCGAGGGACAAGAGACTGAAACTCCAGAGGGAGATTCTCAAACAAATGTGGGATGTGTTCACTCCAGCgatgaagatgaggaaaaaGAAGCCCACAAGGAAGAGCAGCAGGACCAAGAAGCCATTGAAAGTCACGCAGTGGCCCATGACTGCAGCGGCTCCAGACCTCTGCTGCTCGactcagaggaggaagaagaacaaggaTCTCAGCTGGCCGTCCCCTCATCACCGCACTCCAGCATAGTACCAACACAACCGTCTACTACCTTCCATCAACCTACTCCAAGTACCTTTGCTCAGAATCATTCCCAGCATGCACACGAGCCAGCAAAGGGGGCGGACGTCGCTGCAGATGTCTTCTCAAAAGCCCCCTTTCGTGTGGCGCAAGAAGAATCAGGAGATGTGTTTGCCAACGCTCCGTTTCCTCGCGCCCCCGTTGCAGCTCAGCAGCCATTCGATGTATTCTCGCAGGCTCCTTTTGGAAAAAGAAAGGACGCCACAGGAACATACCCTGAGCAAGGTGTGTTGGGACAGGTTACCCCACAACCATTCCGCCCACAAGCTCTGGCCAAATACTCCCGACACTTTGAGGGACCTGTTCCCCAGCAGCCCATAGCAGCTCACAGAGTAGTGTCTAACGTGAGCAGGCAAACTGCTGTGGGATCAGTCCCTGTTGGACCTCTTCACTCATGGACCTCAGAAGTGAGCGCTGTGGATCCCTTCGTCTCTGCACCTTTTCACCTCAAGGCCCCACAAGAAAAGCCCTAA
- the LOC122993812 gene encoding AP2-associated protein kinase 1-like isoform X10, whose protein sequence is MKKFFDSRRELVSSGPGSGAGGGGAGSGGGGSFIGRVFTIGRYQVTVEEIVAEGGFAIVFLVRTHQGLRCALKRMYVNNEHDLQVCNLEIQIMRDLVGHKNIVGFLDSSITAVGAGDVWEVLILMDFCRGGQVVNLMNQRLQTGFTEAEVLQIFCDTCEAVARLHQCKTPIIHRDLKVENILLHDRGHYVLCDFGSATNRFQNPQTEGVPVVEEEIKKYTTLSYRAPEMVNLYGGKVITAKADIWAMGCLLYKLCYFTLPFGESQVAICDGSFTIPDNSRYSQDMHCLIRYMLEPDPDKRPDIYQVSYFAFKLTRRECPVPNVHNSSIPTKLPEPIRASEAVAKKSQTKARLTDPIPTTETSIAPRQRPKAGQAQPQPISGILPIQPALTPRKRPNVAAGAPQAIGSSVPPSAAAAQQTAPQSVQTTNMQPQATPQHQQLLMKQQQASAFLSPQSNQQQQQQQQQQHEVHETAAPHLTPIPESAVIGPAADPDVVPASRGIHKVSSLTPPSSPKMAPKSGHRRILSDVTHSAVFGVPVSKSTQLLQAAAAEASLNKSKSASTTPSGSPCSSQQSVYHQGDGEAPSALSAPSTQPSWNPFGDDNFSKLTAEELLNKDFAKLAETAAQGEKAMGSNENLIPGLDAFPDAQGESNGYSVLGEGQETETPEGDSQTNVGCVHSSDEDEEKEAHKEEQQDQEAIESHAVAHDCSGSRPLLLDSEEEEEQGSQLAVPSSPHSSIVPTQPSTTFHQPTPSTFAQNHSQHAHEPAKGADVAADVFSKAPFRVAQEESGDVFANAPFPRAPVAAQQPFDVFSQAPFGKRKDATGTYPEQGVLGQVTPQPFRPQALAKYSRHFEGPVPQQPIAAHRVVSNVSRQTAVGSVPVGPLHSWTSEVSAVDPFVSAPFHLKAPQEKP, encoded by the exons ATGAAGAAATTTTTTGACTCTCGTCGGGAGCTGGTGAGCTCTGGGCCTGGTTCCGGAGCCGGTGGAGGAGGCGCAGGTTCCGGCGGCGGTGGCAGCTTCATCGGACGGGTCTTCACTATTGGACGATATCAAGTGACCGTCGAGGAAATTGTCGCTGAAG GAGGTTTTGCCATTGTGTTTTTGGTGCGGACTCATCAAGGGCTACGTTGTGCACTAAAAAGGATGTATGTCAACAATGAACATGATCTACAAGTCTGCAATCTTGAGATACAGATCATG AGGGACTTAGTGGGCCACAAAAACATAGTTGGTTTCCTGGACTCCAGCATAACTGCAGTTGGAGCTGGTGATGTATGGGAAGTCCTAATCTTAATGGACTTCTGTCGAG GTGGGCAGGTGGTAAATCTAATGAATCAGCGGCTACAGACAGGCTTCACTGAAGCCGAGGTGTTACAGATCTTTTGTGACACATGTGAGGCTGTTGCTCGTCTCCACCAGTGCAAAACTCCAATCATCCACAGAGATCTCAAG GTAGAAAATATTCTTCTGCATGATCGGGGACACTATGTGCTCTGTGACTTTGGAAGTGCCACAAACCGCTTCCAAAACCCACAGACAGAGGGGGTGCCAGTCGTTGAGGAGGAAATCAAAAA GTACACTACTCTGTCATACCGCGCTCCAGAGATGGTCAACCTCTATGGTGGAAAGGTCATCACAGCGAAGGCAGACATTTGG gcAATGGGTTGTCTACTCTATAAGCTGTGCTACTTCACGCTTCCTTTTGGGGAGAGCCAAGTAGCAATCTGTGATGGCAGCTTCACTATCCCAGACAACTCCCGCTACTCCCAGGACATGCACTGTCTCATCA GATACATGCTGGAACCTGACCCAGATAAGAGACCAGACATCTACCAAGTATCCTACTTTGCCTTTAAACTGACTCGACGAGAGTGTCCAGTTCCAAATGTACAT AATTCGTCCATTCCTACAAAACTTCCTGAGCCTATCAGAGCCAGCGAAGCAGTGGCCAAAAAGAGTCAAACCAAAGCCAG ACTCACAGACCCCATTCCTACCACCGAAACCTCAATAGCGCCTCGACAACGGCCCAAGGCTGGGCAGGCTCAACCCCAACCGATATCAGGCATTCTTCCCATCCAGCCAGCTCTGACCCCACGCAAGAGGCCCAATGTGGCTGCTGGAGCACCGCAGGCCATAG GTTCCAGTGTCCCaccttcagctgcagctgctcaGCAAACTGCGCCGCAGTCAGTTCAGACCACCAACATGCAGCCGCAGGCTACACCACAACATCAGCAGCTCCTCATGAAGCAGCAGCAAGCTTCAGCCTTCTTGAGCCCACAGAGTAACCAGCAG cagcagcagcagcagcagcagcagcatgaagtCCATGAAACAGCAGCTCCCCATCTGACCCCCATCCCTGAATCTGCTGTCATTGGTCCTGCAGCTGACCCAGATGTGGTG CCGGCCAGCCGAGGGATTCACAAAGTCAGCTCCTTGACACCCCCCTCATCGCCGAAGATGGCCCCCAAGAGTGGCCATAGACGCATCCTGAGCGATGTCACTCACAGTGCCGTGTTTGGAGTCCCGGTCAGCAAGTCCACCCAGCTACTCCAGGCAGCCGCAGCTGAGGCCAGCCTCAACAAGTCCAA ATCAGCCAGCACTACTCCTTCTGGCTCCCCCTGCTCATCCCAGCAGAGTGTGTATCATCAAGGTGACGGTGAGGCCCCGTCAGCCCTCTCTGCACCCAGCACTCAGCCCAGCTGGAACCCCTTTGGGGATGATAACTTCTCCAAGCTAACAGCAGAGGAGCTGCTAAACAAAGACTTTGCAAAACTAGCTGAGA CTGCTGCTCAAGGAGAGAAGGCCATGGGCTCCAATGAAAATCTCATTCCAGGGCTCGATGCTTTTCCAG ATGCCCAAGGGGAGAGTAATGGCTACTCTGTGCTTGGCGAGGGACAAGAGACTGAAACTCCAGAGGGAGATTCTCAAACAAATGTGGGATGTGTTCACTCCAGCgatgaagatgaggaaaaaGAAGCCCACAAGGAAGAGCAGCAGGACCAAGAAGCCATTGAAAGTCACGCAGTGGCCCATGACTGCAGCGGCTCCAGACCTCTGCTGCTCGactcagaggaggaagaagaacaaggaTCTCAGCTGGCCGTCCCCTCATCACCGCACTCCAGCATAGTACCAACACAACCGTCTACTACCTTCCATCAACCTACTCCAAGTACCTTTGCTCAGAATCATTCCCAGCATGCACACGAGCCAGCAAAGGGGGCGGACGTCGCTGCAGATGTCTTCTCAAAAGCCCCCTTTCGTGTGGCGCAAGAAGAATCAGGAGATGTGTTTGCCAACGCTCCGTTTCCTCGCGCCCCCGTTGCAGCTCAGCAGCCATTCGATGTATTCTCGCAGGCTCCTTTTGGAAAAAGAAAGGACGCCACAGGAACATACCCTGAGCAAGGTGTGTTGGGACAGGTTACCCCACAACCATTCCGCCCACAAGCTCTGGCCAAATACTCCCGACACTTTGAGGGACCTGTTCCCCAGCAGCCCATAGCAGCTCACAGAGTAGTGTCTAACGTGAGCAGGCAAACTGCTGTGGGATCAGTCCCTGTTGGACCTCTTCACTCATGGACCTCAGAAGTGAGCGCTGTGGATCCCTTCGTCTCTGCACCTTTTCACCTCAAGGCCCCACAAGAAAAGCCCTAA
- the LOC122993812 gene encoding AP2-associated protein kinase 1-like isoform X8, whose protein sequence is MKKFFDSRRELVSSGPGSGAGGGGAGSGGGGSFIGRVFTIGRYQVTVEEIVAEGGFAIVFLVRTHQGLRCALKRMYVNNEHDLQVCNLEIQIMRDLVGHKNIVGFLDSSITAVGAGDVWEVLILMDFCRGGQVVNLMNQRLQTGFTEAEVLQIFCDTCEAVARLHQCKTPIIHRDLKVENILLHDRGHYVLCDFGSATNRFQNPQTEGVPVVEEEIKKYTTLSYRAPEMVNLYGGKVITAKADIWAMGCLLYKLCYFTLPFGESQVAICDGSFTIPDNSRYSQDMHCLIRYMLEPDPDKRPDIYQVSYFAFKLTRRECPVPNVHNSSIPTKLPEPIRASEAVAKKSQTKARLTDPIPTTETSIAPRQRPKAGQAQPQPISGILPIQPALTPRKRPNVAAGAPQAIGSSVPPSAAAAQQTAPQSVQTTNMQPQATPQHQQLLMKQQQASAFLSPQSNQQQQQQQQQQHEVHETAAPHLTPIPESAVIGPAADPDVVPASRGIHKVSSLTPPSSPKMAPKSGHRRILSDVTHSAVFGVPVSKSTQLLQAAAAEASLNKSKSASTTPSGSPCSSQQSVYHQGDGEAPSALSAPSTQPSWNPFGDDNFSKLTAEELLNKDFAKLAETAAQGEKAMGSNENLIPGLDAFPAERPADILGAGSALLSVPDPFNTLSLSDTPEKLIEGLKSPETSLLLPDLLTLADPFSSSAESTTNAKAEVCVDSLIPGLEAPQAQRHAGQPELISASMPDAQGESNGYSVLGEGQETETPEGDSQTNVGCVHSSDEDEEKEAHKEEQQDQEAIESHAVAHDCSGSRPLLLDSEEEEEQGSQLAVPSSPHSSIVPTQPSTTFHQPTPSTFAQNHSQHAHEPAKGADVAADVFSKAPFRVAQEESGDVFANAPFPRAPVAAQQPFDVFSQAPFGKRKDATGTYPEQGVLGQVTPQPFRPQALAKYSRHFEGPVPQQPIAAHRVVSNVSRQTAVGSVPVGPLHSWTSEVSAVDPFVSAPFHLKAPQEKP, encoded by the exons ATGAAGAAATTTTTTGACTCTCGTCGGGAGCTGGTGAGCTCTGGGCCTGGTTCCGGAGCCGGTGGAGGAGGCGCAGGTTCCGGCGGCGGTGGCAGCTTCATCGGACGGGTCTTCACTATTGGACGATATCAAGTGACCGTCGAGGAAATTGTCGCTGAAG GAGGTTTTGCCATTGTGTTTTTGGTGCGGACTCATCAAGGGCTACGTTGTGCACTAAAAAGGATGTATGTCAACAATGAACATGATCTACAAGTCTGCAATCTTGAGATACAGATCATG AGGGACTTAGTGGGCCACAAAAACATAGTTGGTTTCCTGGACTCCAGCATAACTGCAGTTGGAGCTGGTGATGTATGGGAAGTCCTAATCTTAATGGACTTCTGTCGAG GTGGGCAGGTGGTAAATCTAATGAATCAGCGGCTACAGACAGGCTTCACTGAAGCCGAGGTGTTACAGATCTTTTGTGACACATGTGAGGCTGTTGCTCGTCTCCACCAGTGCAAAACTCCAATCATCCACAGAGATCTCAAG GTAGAAAATATTCTTCTGCATGATCGGGGACACTATGTGCTCTGTGACTTTGGAAGTGCCACAAACCGCTTCCAAAACCCACAGACAGAGGGGGTGCCAGTCGTTGAGGAGGAAATCAAAAA GTACACTACTCTGTCATACCGCGCTCCAGAGATGGTCAACCTCTATGGTGGAAAGGTCATCACAGCGAAGGCAGACATTTGG gcAATGGGTTGTCTACTCTATAAGCTGTGCTACTTCACGCTTCCTTTTGGGGAGAGCCAAGTAGCAATCTGTGATGGCAGCTTCACTATCCCAGACAACTCCCGCTACTCCCAGGACATGCACTGTCTCATCA GATACATGCTGGAACCTGACCCAGATAAGAGACCAGACATCTACCAAGTATCCTACTTTGCCTTTAAACTGACTCGACGAGAGTGTCCAGTTCCAAATGTACAT AATTCGTCCATTCCTACAAAACTTCCTGAGCCTATCAGAGCCAGCGAAGCAGTGGCCAAAAAGAGTCAAACCAAAGCCAG ACTCACAGACCCCATTCCTACCACCGAAACCTCAATAGCGCCTCGACAACGGCCCAAGGCTGGGCAGGCTCAACCCCAACCGATATCAGGCATTCTTCCCATCCAGCCAGCTCTGACCCCACGCAAGAGGCCCAATGTGGCTGCTGGAGCACCGCAGGCCATAG GTTCCAGTGTCCCaccttcagctgcagctgctcaGCAAACTGCGCCGCAGTCAGTTCAGACCACCAACATGCAGCCGCAGGCTACACCACAACATCAGCAGCTCCTCATGAAGCAGCAGCAAGCTTCAGCCTTCTTGAGCCCACAGAGTAACCAGCAG cagcagcagcagcagcagcagcagcatgaagtCCATGAAACAGCAGCTCCCCATCTGACCCCCATCCCTGAATCTGCTGTCATTGGTCCTGCAGCTGACCCAGATGTGGTG CCGGCCAGCCGAGGGATTCACAAAGTCAGCTCCTTGACACCCCCCTCATCGCCGAAGATGGCCCCCAAGAGTGGCCATAGACGCATCCTGAGCGATGTCACTCACAGTGCCGTGTTTGGAGTCCCGGTCAGCAAGTCCACCCAGCTACTCCAGGCAGCCGCAGCTGAGGCCAGCCTCAACAAGTCCAA ATCAGCCAGCACTACTCCTTCTGGCTCCCCCTGCTCATCCCAGCAGAGTGTGTATCATCAAGGTGACGGTGAGGCCCCGTCAGCCCTCTCTGCACCCAGCACTCAGCCCAGCTGGAACCCCTTTGGGGATGATAACTTCTCCAAGCTAACAGCAGAGGAGCTGCTAAACAAAGACTTTGCAAAACTAGCTGAGA CTGCTGCTCAAGGAGAGAAGGCCATGGGCTCCAATGAAAATCTCATTCCAGGGCTCGATGCTTTTCCAG CTGAAAGACCTGCTGACATCCTGGGTGCAGGTTCAGCGTTGTTGAGTGTCCCGGACCCTTTTAAtaccctctccctctctgacaCCCCAG AGAAGCTGATTGAGGGACTGAAGTCCCCTGAAACTTCTCTGCTGCTCCCTGACCTCTTAACCCTGGCTGACCCCTTCAGTAGTTCTGCAGAGAGCACCACCAATG CAaaagcagaggtgtgtgtggattCACTGATTCCTGGTTTGGAAGCCCCCCAAGCCCAGCGACATGCAGGCCAGCCTGAGCTCATCTCTGCCAGCATGCCAG ATGCCCAAGGGGAGAGTAATGGCTACTCTGTGCTTGGCGAGGGACAAGAGACTGAAACTCCAGAGGGAGATTCTCAAACAAATGTGGGATGTGTTCACTCCAGCgatgaagatgaggaaaaaGAAGCCCACAAGGAAGAGCAGCAGGACCAAGAAGCCATTGAAAGTCACGCAGTGGCCCATGACTGCAGCGGCTCCAGACCTCTGCTGCTCGactcagaggaggaagaagaacaaggaTCTCAGCTGGCCGTCCCCTCATCACCGCACTCCAGCATAGTACCAACACAACCGTCTACTACCTTCCATCAACCTACTCCAAGTACCTTTGCTCAGAATCATTCCCAGCATGCACACGAGCCAGCAAAGGGGGCGGACGTCGCTGCAGATGTCTTCTCAAAAGCCCCCTTTCGTGTGGCGCAAGAAGAATCAGGAGATGTGTTTGCCAACGCTCCGTTTCCTCGCGCCCCCGTTGCAGCTCAGCAGCCATTCGATGTATTCTCGCAGGCTCCTTTTGGAAAAAGAAAGGACGCCACAGGAACATACCCTGAGCAAGGTGTGTTGGGACAGGTTACCCCACAACCATTCCGCCCACAAGCTCTGGCCAAATACTCCCGACACTTTGAGGGACCTGTTCCCCAGCAGCCCATAGCAGCTCACAGAGTAGTGTCTAACGTGAGCAGGCAAACTGCTGTGGGATCAGTCCCTGTTGGACCTCTTCACTCATGGACCTCAGAAGTGAGCGCTGTGGATCCCTTCGTCTCTGCACCTTTTCACCTCAAGGCCCCACAAGAAAAGCCCTAA